A window of Staphylococcus lloydii genomic DNA:
AGAATAGAGTTGATACAAGTAAGGGTTATTAACCTTTATTGGTCTAATAATATTGACATTTTACTCTTGTAACAGTTATATTAGTATTAAGTAATAATAATTATTATATAGAAAGATGGTGAGGGAAATGAGTGCAGAAATGGAAAGCATTGAACATCAACTTGAAGATTCAATTGCTTCATTAAGAACAGCTGGCATTAGAATAACTCCGCAACGACAAGCTATTTTAAAATACTTAATAGCTGCAGAGTCGCATCCAACAGCTGACGAAATTTATCAAGCACTGTCACCAGATTTTCCTAATATAAGTGTTGCTACAATTTATAATAATTTACGTGTTTTTAAAGATAAAGGTATTGTAAAAGAATTAACTTATGGAGATTCATCAAGTAGATTCGATTTTAATACGCACAACCATTATCATGTGATTTGTGAAAACTGCGGCAAGATTGTTGACTTCCATTATCCACAATTAGATGAAGTAGAACAACTAGCTCAGCACGTAACTGAATTTAATGTATCACACCACCGCATGGAAATTTATGGTGTCTGTAAAGAGTGTCAAGATAAAGCACATGAATAAGATTTAAAGAGGGGAGAGTGATCCTCTCTTTTTTTATACATAAAATGCGTAATTAACGATAATATAATTACACAAAAATCACTTTTAATACATATAAACGACAATAGGTTAATGATTAAGTAAATATAAACTAAATTTATTCCATATTTTTATTGACGTTAATTTATAAACTTGATACTATATAAAAGTCGTCAAAACGAGCACCGAATAACGACTTAACTTTTCGAAAAGAAAATGTTTGTTAGTGTAAATTTGGTACTTGTATAACAGACAAATTCAATATAGAATTGTAAATGTTGAGTTAAGGACAAAACAAAATTTCTTAAAATAATTAATAAATTTAATATTGACTTAACGAAGTAATAATGTTACAATAATTTCTTGTAACGCAACAAATGAACATTGAAAACTGAATTGCAATATGTCAACGTTAATTCCAAACGCAACGATACAATCGTTGGTTTAAACGTGTTAGAGATAACACACAATTAGTATTTTATGAGCTAATCAAACATCATAATTTTTTATGGAGAGTTTGATCCTGGCTCAGGATGAACGCTGGCGGCGTGCCTAATACATGCAAGTCGAGCGAACAGATAAGGAGCTTGCTCCTTTGACGTTAGCGGCGGACGGGTGAGTAACACGTGGGTAACCTACCTATAAGACTGGAATAACTTCGGGAAACCGAAGCTAATGCCGGATAACATGTAGAACCGCATGGTTCTACAGTGAAAGATGGCCTTGCTATCACTTATAGATGGACCCGCGCCGTATTAGCTAGTTGGTAAGGTAACGGCTTACCAAGGCAACGATACGTAGCCGACCTGAGAGGGTGATCGGCCACACTGGAACTGAGACACGGTCCAGACTCCTACGGGAGGCAGCAGTAGGGAATCTTCCGCAATGGGCGAAAGCCTGACGGAGCAACGCCGCGTGAGTGATGAAGGTCTTCGGATCGTAAAGCTCTGTTATTAGGGAAGAACAAGTGCGTAAGTAACTGTGCGCACCTTGACGGTACCTAATCAGAAAGCCACGGCTAACTACGTGCCAGCAGCCGCGGTAATACGTAGGTGGCAAGCGTTATCCGGAATTATTGGGCGTAAAGCGCGCGTAGGCGGTTTCTTAAGTCTGATGTGAAAGCCCACGGCTCAACCGTGGAGGGTCATTGGAAACTGGGAGACTTGAGTGCAGAAGAGGAAAGTGGAATTCCATGTGTAGCGGTGAAATGCGCAGAGATATGGAGGAACACCAGTGGCGAAGGCGACTTTCTGGTCTGTAACTGACGCTGATGTGCGAAAGCGTGGGGATCAAACAGGATTAGATACCCTGGTAGTCCACGCCGTAAACGATGAGTGCTAAGTGTTAGGGGGTTTCCGCCCCTTAGTGCTGCAGCTAACGCATTAAGCACTCCGCCTGGGGAGTACGACCGCAAGGTTGAAACTCAAAGGAATTGACGGGGACCCGCACAAGCGGTGGAGCATGTGGTTTAATTCGAAGCAACGCGAAGAACCTTACCAAATCTTGACATCCTTTGACCACTCTGGAGACAGAGTTTTCCCCTTCGGGGGACAAAGTGACAGGTGGTGCATGGTTGTCGTCAGCTCGTGTCGTGAGATGTTGGGTTAAGTCCCGCAACGAGCGCAACCCTTAAGCTTAGTTGCCATCATTAAGTTGGGCACTCTAAGTTGACTGCCGGTGACAAACCGGAGGAAGGTGGGGATGACGTCAAATCATCATGCCCCTTATGATTTGGGCTACACACGTGCTACAATGGACAATACAAAGGGCAGCTAAACCGCGAGGTCATGCAAATCCCATAAAGTTGTTCTCAGTTCGGATTGTAGTCTGCAACTCGACTACATGAAGCTGGAATCGCTAGTAATCGTAGATCAGCATGCTACGGTGAATACGTTCCCGGGTCTTGTACACACCGCCCGTCACACCACGAGAGTTTGTAACACCCGAAGCCGGTGGAGTAACCATTATGGAGCTAGCCGTCGAAGGTGGGACAAATGATTGGGGTGAAGTCGTAACAAGGTAGCCGTATCGGAAGGTGCGGCTGGATCACCTCCTTTCTAAGGATATATTCGGAACATCTTCTACGAAGATGAAAGGAATAGCGTAGACATATTGTATTCAGTTTTGAATGCTCATAGAGCGTTCAACACGAGAATGGGCCTATAGCTCAGCTGGTTAGAGCGCACGCCTGATAAGCGTGAGGTCGGTGGTTCGAGTCCACTTAGGCCCACCATTATAGTTCCAACATCAAATATTTGGGGGCTTAGCTCAGATGGGAGAGCGCCTGCTTTGCACGCAGGAGGTCAGCGGTTCGATCCCGCTAGTCTCCACCATTTATTAAATTGTACATTGAAAACTAGATAAGTAAGTAAAATATAGATTTTACCAAGCAAAACCGAGTGAATTAGAGTTTTAAAAAGCTTGAATTCAAACTAAAATAATCGCTAGTGTTCGAAAGAACACTCACAGATTAATAACATTTTGGGTTTTGAGTTAGACATTGCATTTGATAGATGTTTTCAAAAGAAAACGTTTGTCAGTCAATGCGTTGTGAGGATGATTTAAGGCGTTTACTTCTGTAAACAACTGACAATCAGACGACACAACAAAGCAGAATGCGAGCGTTTGACTTAAAAACAAAAAGATTAAGTTATTAAGGGCGCACGGTGGATGCCTTGGCACTAGAAGCCGAAGAAGGACGTTACTAACGACGATATGCTTTGGGGAGCTGTAAGTAAGCTTTGATCCAGAGATTTCCGAATGGGGAAACCCAGCACGAGTCATGTCGTGTTATCAACATGTGAATACATAGCATGTTTGAAGGCATACCCGGAGAACTGAAACATCTTAGTACCCGGAGGAAGAGAAAGAAAAATCGATTCCCTGAGTAGCGGCGAGCGAAACGGGAACAGCCCAAACCAACAAGCTTGCTTGTTGGGGTTGTAGGACACTCTATACGGAGTTACAAAAGTTATTGTTAGACGAAGTATCTGGAAAGATACATCAAAGAAGGTAATAATCCTGTAGTCGAAAACGATAACCCTCTTGAGTGGATCCTGAGTACGACGGAGCACGTGAAATTCCGTCGGAATCTGGGAGGACCATCTCCCAAGGCTAAATACTCTCTAGTGACCGATAGTGAACCAGTACCGTGAGGGAAAGGTGAAAAGTACCCCGGAAGGGGAGTGAAAGAGAACTTGAAACCGTGTGCTTACAAGTAGTCAGAGCCCGTTAATGGGTGATGGCGTGCCTTTTGTAGAATGAACCGGCGAGTTACGATTTGATGCAAGGTTAAGCAGGAAATGTGGAGCCGTAGCGAAAGCGAGTCTGAATAGGGCGTTGAGTATTTGGTCGTAGACCCGAAACCAGGTGATCTACCCATGACCAGGTTGAAGTTCAGGTAACACTGAATGGAGGACCGAACCGACTTACGTTGAAAAGTGAGCGGATGAGTTGTGGGTAGCGGAGAAATTCCAATCGAACCTGGAGATAGCTGGTTCTCTCCGAAATAGCTTTAGGGCTAGCCTCAAGTGATGATTATTGGAGGTAGAGCACTGTTTGGACGAGGGGCCCTTCTCGGGTTACCGAATTCAGACAAACTCCGAATGCCAATCAATTTAACTTGGGAGTCAGAACATGGGTGATAAGGTCCGTGTTCGAAAGGGAAACAGCCCAGACCACCAGCTAAGGTCCCAAAATATATGTTAAGTGGAAAAGGATGTGGCGTTGCCCAGACAACTAGGATGTTGGCTTAGAAGCAGCCATCATTTAAAGAGTGCGTAATAGCTCACTAGTCGAGTGACACTGCGCCGAAAATGTACCGGGGCTAAACATATTACCGAAGCTGTGGATTGTCCGTAGGACAATGGTAGGAGAGCGTTCTAAGGGCGTTGAAGCATGATCGCAAGGACATGTGGAGCGCTTAGAAGTGAGAATGCCGGTGTGAGTAGCGAAAGACGGGTGAGAATCCCGTCCACCGATTGACTAAGGTTTCCAGAGGAAGGCTCGTCCGCTCTGGGTTAGTCGGGACCTAAGCTGAGGCCGATAGGCGTAGGCGATGGATAACAGGTTGATATTCCTGTACCACCTAAATTCGTTTTAAGCGATGGGGGGACGCAGTAGGATAGGCGAAGCGTGCTGTTGGAGTGCACGTCCAAGCAGTAAGACTGAGTGTTAGGCAAATCCGGCACTCATAAGGTCAAGCTGTGATGGGGAGAGGAAATTGTTTCCTCGAGTCGTTGATTTCACACTGCCAAGAAAAGCCTCTAGCTAGAATATTAGGTGCCCGTACCGCAAACCGACACAGGTAGTCAAGATGAGAATTCTAAGGTGAGCGAGCGAACTCTCGTTAAGGAACTCGGCAAAATGACCCCGTAACTTCGGGAGAAGGGGTGCTCTCTAGGGTTAACGCCCGGGAGAGCCGCAGTGAATAGGCCCAAGCGACTGTTTATCAAAAACACAGGTCTCTGCTAAACCGTAAGGTGATGTATAGGGGCTGACGCCTGCCCGGTGCTGGAAGGTTAAGAGGAGTGGTTAGCTTCTGCGAAGCTACGAATCGAAGCCCCAGTAAACGGCGGCCGTAACTATAACGGTCCTAAGGTAGCGAAATTCCTTGTCGGGTAA
This region includes:
- the perR gene encoding peroxide-responsive transcriptional repressor PerR; the protein is MSAEMESIEHQLEDSIASLRTAGIRITPQRQAILKYLIAAESHPTADEIYQALSPDFPNISVATIYNNLRVFKDKGIVKELTYGDSSSRFDFNTHNHYHVICENCGKIVDFHYPQLDEVEQLAQHVTEFNVSHHRMEIYGVCKECQDKAHE